Proteins encoded in a region of the Melioribacteraceae bacterium genome:
- a CDS encoding tyrosine-type recombinase/integrase — MIKKSFSLDEVIRQTLQELSGVSRAAENTIEAYKTDLKDFEEFCNANNLNEIDQITEKQIRRFVILLNEKKLSKSSVSRKLSSLRRLFNYALRNEFIEKSPLRKIPNPKVKRKLPGIINLDSFLEIYRLIDEDNSNVDKTRDKAIFELLYGSALRVSELCSLNTGDVDFKRMNIRISGKGSKVRIVPLGAKSSEILKQYYDSISAQPSQMPLFRKPDSKRIDRFIVYRIVNKYMSKVTDMKKTSPHVLRHTAATHMLDREADIMAVKEILGHENLSTTQIYTHVSIERLKKSYKKAHPKS, encoded by the coding sequence TTGATTAAAAAATCGTTTAGTTTGGACGAAGTTATCCGGCAGACGCTTCAGGAATTATCAGGAGTAAGCAGAGCTGCGGAAAATACTATTGAAGCTTACAAAACTGATTTGAAGGATTTTGAAGAATTTTGCAATGCAAATAACCTAAATGAAATAGATCAAATAACAGAAAAACAGATCCGCAGGTTTGTAATCCTGCTAAATGAAAAGAAGCTATCTAAAAGTTCTGTATCAAGAAAATTATCTTCGCTTCGGAGATTATTTAATTATGCTCTTAGAAACGAATTTATTGAAAAATCACCATTACGGAAGATTCCAAACCCCAAGGTAAAACGAAAGCTGCCGGGAATAATAAACCTTGATTCTTTTTTAGAAATTTATAGATTGATAGATGAAGATAATTCCAATGTTGACAAAACAAGAGATAAAGCAATTTTCGAATTATTGTACGGTTCAGCACTTCGTGTTTCGGAATTATGCAGCTTAAATACAGGCGATGTTGATTTTAAGAGAATGAATATCAGAATATCAGGAAAAGGTTCGAAAGTTCGAATCGTACCTCTTGGAGCTAAATCATCGGAGATATTAAAGCAATATTACGATTCAATATCAGCTCAACCTTCGCAGATGCCTCTTTTCAGGAAACCGGATTCGAAGAGAATCGACAGGTTTATTGTCTACAGAATTGTAAATAAGTATATGAGTAAAGTAACTGATATGAAAAAAACCAGTCCTCACGTTTTAAGACATACAGCGGCAACTCATATGTTAGACAGGGAGGCGGATATAATGGCGGTTAAAGAAATTCTTGGGCACGAAAATTTATCAACAACGCAAATTTATACACACGTTAGTATTGAGCGCTTGAAAAAATCATATAAAAAAGCACACCCAAAATCATAA
- the hprK gene encoding HPr(Ser) kinase/phosphatase, with product MKVSEKNISRKDSISVEFLYNNIKDRFNIKLLNDTVGFDRLIKDQNLHRPGLPLAGFLDLFSFNRVQVFGNTEMRYLKNLSVKERRKSLENIFKFDIPCLIITNDNKPYQEMLELANQYNIPVFGSVYSTTKLFNLISDFLDDQFAPRLSIHGSFVDVYGVGMMFVGKSGIGKSEVALDLVERGHRLVADDVVILTKKGEGILMGSGTELVKHFMELRGIGIIDIRSMFGVRAIRFQKRLEVIIELEIWNDKSEYTRTGLDDTTFTLLDVDIPYIKLPILPGKNITVISEIIALNYLLKHYGYDAAKVLQDRITRKISLKTNKMDRSVDYFEHDFE from the coding sequence ATGAAAGTTAGTGAGAAGAATATCTCACGGAAAGACTCTATTTCGGTTGAGTTCCTCTATAACAATATCAAAGACCGATTCAATATAAAACTGCTGAATGATACAGTCGGTTTCGACAGGCTTATAAAAGACCAGAATTTACACCGGCCGGGACTTCCGCTGGCCGGTTTTCTGGATCTATTCTCATTTAACCGTGTTCAGGTTTTCGGCAATACCGAAATGCGTTATCTAAAAAATCTTTCGGTAAAAGAAAGAAGAAAATCCCTTGAAAATATTTTTAAGTTCGACATACCATGCCTCATCATAACAAATGATAATAAACCTTACCAGGAAATGCTTGAACTGGCAAATCAATATAATATCCCCGTATTCGGTTCAGTTTATTCGACAACAAAGTTATTCAACCTTATAAGCGATTTTCTAGACGACCAGTTCGCCCCAAGATTATCAATTCACGGTTCATTTGTCGATGTCTACGGAGTTGGAATGATGTTCGTTGGAAAATCCGGAATAGGGAAGAGTGAAGTTGCCTTAGATCTGGTTGAACGCGGACATCGACTTGTTGCAGATGATGTAGTAATTCTTACAAAAAAAGGGGAAGGTATATTAATGGGTTCAGGTACTGAACTTGTTAAGCACTTTATGGAACTGCGCGGTATCGGTATTATTGATATTAGAAGTATGTTTGGTGTAAGAGCAATCAGGTTTCAAAAACGTCTTGAGGTAATTATAGAACTTGAAATCTGGAATGATAAATCGGAGTATACGCGGACCGGCCTTGACGACACAACCTTTACATTACTCGATGTTGATATTCCATACATTAAACTGCCAATATTGCCGGGGAAAAATATAACAGTAATATCCGAAATAATTGCTCTTAATTATCTGTTAAAGCATTACGGATATGATGCTGCGAAAGTTTTACAGGACAGGATAACACGTAAGATCAGCCTGAAAACGAACAAAATGGATCGCTCTGTAGATTATTTTGAGCATGATTTTGAATAA
- a CDS encoding DUF2795 domain-containing protein, translating to MIWTVELASYLDDAPWPATKEELIDYAERIGAPLEVVENLQELEDSDEPYESIEDIWPDYPSDEDFFYNDDDEFKS from the coding sequence ATGATTTGGACCGTCGAACTAGCTTCCTATTTGGATGACGCTCCTTGGCCGGCAACAAAAGAAGAATTAATAGATTATGCAGAGAGAATCGGGGCTCCTTTAGAGGTTGTTGAAAACCTTCAGGAACTAGAAGACTCGGATGAACCATATGAATCAATTGAAGATATATGGCCCGACTATCCAAGTGATGAGGACTTTTTCTATAATGACGATGATGAGTTTAAATCTTAA
- the raiA gene encoding ribosome-associated translation inhibitor RaiA → MNIQITSRKFRAKDSLKDYIKEEIKGLERFNDQILDVNVVLSFTHQTDSIKTAELTLKIPGKIISVSHESDEFEKSVGGALEKVIRQLNKIKTKRISRKKS, encoded by the coding sequence ATGAACATTCAAATTACATCGCGTAAATTTAGAGCAAAAGATTCCTTAAAAGATTATATCAAAGAAGAAATTAAAGGTCTTGAGCGTTTCAACGATCAGATACTTGATGTGAACGTAGTACTTAGTTTCACTCATCAAACTGATTCAATCAAGACTGCTGAACTCACTCTCAAAATACCGGGTAAAATAATTTCTGTATCTCATGAAAGTGATGAATTTGAAAAAAGTGTTGGCGGGGCTTTAGAAAAAGTAATTAGGCAGTTAAATAAAATCAAGACTAAACGTATTTCAAGGAAAAAATCATGA
- the ricT gene encoding regulatory iron-sulfur-containing complex subunit RicT: MYHIDLSFLKNHSVSSAEEPSEEKSSNNLYESLIVGKINQHLCNKSGCFFCYSEIEQTIPIDERIIAEVECNGLLNCNYCLVQPELINQIFPEDFVIVKNEDSFEIAQIKLIGEIVRLKRHAQGLYGEDLPLVVRKAAAEDLERVRKNLHDEERAVPFFRTAINKFNLNMKLVDIHFQFDRKKLFFFYTADGRIDFRELAKELASEFKTRIELRQIGVRDEAKRIGGVGTCGREYCCNSFLSSFRRITTHLATDQNLLSSMGKLSGPCNKLKCCLSFEIE; the protein is encoded by the coding sequence GTGTACCATATAGATTTGTCCTTCCTCAAAAATCATTCGGTTAGTTCTGCCGAGGAACCATCCGAAGAGAAATCATCAAATAATTTGTATGAATCTTTAATCGTTGGTAAAATCAACCAGCATTTATGCAATAAGAGTGGTTGTTTTTTCTGCTATTCTGAAATTGAGCAGACTATTCCGATTGATGAGAGAATTATTGCCGAAGTTGAGTGCAATGGTCTCCTGAATTGCAACTATTGCCTTGTTCAACCCGAGTTGATTAACCAGATATTTCCTGAAGATTTTGTTATTGTTAAGAATGAAGACTCGTTTGAAATAGCCCAGATTAAGCTGATTGGTGAAATAGTCCGACTTAAAAGACACGCACAGGGTTTGTACGGTGAGGATTTACCATTGGTTGTAAGAAAAGCTGCAGCTGAAGACCTTGAACGCGTAAGGAAAAATCTTCATGATGAAGAAAGAGCAGTTCCTTTTTTCCGTACTGCCATAAACAAATTTAATCTCAACATGAAACTTGTTGACATTCACTTCCAATTTGATCGAAAAAAATTATTCTTTTTCTACACAGCTGACGGGCGTATTGATTTCCGTGAACTGGCAAAGGAACTGGCCTCTGAATTTAAGACCCGCATTGAATTAAGACAGATTGGTGTTCGGGATGAAGCTAAGAGAATTGGTGGAGTAGGGACTTGCGGCAGGGAATACTGCTGTAATTCCTTTTTATCGAGTTTTCGGCGTATTACGACTCACCTTGCTACCGATCAGAATCTTTTGTCGAGTATGGGTAAACTAAGCGGACCATGCAATAAATTAAAGTGCTGCCTTTCATTTGAAATAGAATAG
- a CDS encoding M23 family metallopeptidase, which translates to MKKFYYFSKSKLKFVEIRNFYKKFVFLVLFFSVLISFFLFGSYLVFDGFINPDSEVKALKRTNTQLKEKFNALLEQYNNLDSRITALNDQSKDLRLAVNLEPMEEQEEFFGIGGSVFSPIKGSSPGSIASFVEDLETYVNKVSLKVKLEKSNYEEIETALSENEKLYTAIPAIRPCEGRISDDFGLRFHPILKIRRMHNGIDIINDIGTNVYAPGGGVVEFVGRRGGLGLTLEIDHGFGYKTIYGHLSKINVKQGQNVTRGDLVALTGNSGSLTVGPHLHYEVRHNGIPLNPRNFIYDDVELFEIVKK; encoded by the coding sequence ATGAAAAAATTTTACTACTTTTCAAAATCGAAGCTTAAATTTGTCGAAATACGTAATTTCTACAAGAAATTCGTATTCCTCGTCCTGTTTTTTTCCGTTCTTATTTCATTCTTCCTTTTCGGATCCTACCTTGTATTCGATGGATTTATAAATCCTGATTCCGAAGTTAAAGCTCTCAAACGCACTAACACTCAATTGAAGGAAAAGTTTAATGCGCTATTGGAGCAGTATAATAACCTTGATAGCAGAATTACTGCTTTGAATGATCAGAGTAAGGATTTAAGATTAGCAGTCAATCTTGAACCGATGGAGGAACAAGAGGAATTTTTTGGAATTGGCGGTTCAGTTTTCTCTCCGATTAAAGGATCCAGTCCGGGTAGTATTGCAAGTTTTGTCGAAGATCTTGAAACCTATGTAAATAAGGTATCTTTGAAAGTAAAACTTGAAAAGAGTAATTACGAAGAAATTGAAACGGCACTTAGTGAGAATGAAAAATTATATACTGCTATACCGGCAATTAGGCCTTGTGAAGGAAGAATTTCAGATGATTTCGGTCTGAGGTTTCATCCTATATTAAAAATAAGAAGAATGCACAATGGAATAGATATAATTAACGATATCGGTACCAACGTATATGCACCGGGTGGCGGGGTTGTAGAATTTGTTGGAAGAAGGGGAGGGCTCGGATTAACGCTTGAAATCGATCATGGTTTCGGATATAAAACAATATACGGTCATCTCAGTAAAATAAATGTTAAGCAGGGACAGAATGTTACGAGAGGTGATCTGGTAGCATTAACCGGTAATTCAGGTTCTTTAACTGTTGGCCCGCATCTTCACTACGAAGTAAGACATAATGGAATTCCGCTTAATCCGCGCAATTTTATTTATGACGATGTAGAACTTTTTGAAATAGTCAAAAAATAA